One genomic region from Spirosoma sp. KCTC 42546 encodes:
- a CDS encoding AIR synthase related protein yields the protein MTDRYAQRGVSASKEDVHNAIAQLDKGLFPKAFCKIVPDTLAGDPDFCTIMHADGAGTKSALAYLYWRETGDLSVWKGIAQDAVVMNTDDLICAGATGPMLLSSTIGRNKNLIPGEVIAEIINGTEEVLQMLRDHGIEIYSTGGETADVGDLVRTVIVDSTVIARMRRDQVISNDRIQPGDVIVGMASYGQATYETSYNGGMGSNGLTSARHDVLAHYLADNYAESFDPAIDKSLIYSGSKKLTDTIAVDADQNITVGQLILSPTRTYAPVAKVLLDELRPHIHGMVHCSGGAQTKVLHFVDNLHIIKDNLFPIPPLFRLIQAESGTSWQEMYKVFNMGHRLEVYLPESHAQQVINIAQSFGIEAQVVGRVEAYEGKRVTIQSEVGEFIY from the coding sequence ATGACTGATCGCTATGCCCAGCGCGGGGTTTCCGCTAGTAAAGAAGACGTTCACAACGCCATCGCCCAGCTCGATAAGGGACTGTTTCCGAAAGCATTTTGTAAAATCGTACCCGATACGCTGGCTGGTGATCCGGATTTCTGCACCATTATGCATGCTGATGGTGCCGGGACTAAATCGGCATTAGCGTATCTCTACTGGCGCGAAACAGGCGATCTGAGCGTTTGGAAGGGTATTGCCCAGGATGCGGTCGTCATGAATACCGACGATCTGATCTGCGCCGGAGCCACCGGCCCAATGCTGCTCTCATCAACCATCGGACGTAACAAAAACCTGATTCCAGGTGAAGTCATAGCCGAAATTATCAACGGTACCGAAGAGGTGTTGCAAATGCTGCGCGATCACGGCATCGAGATTTACAGCACCGGGGGCGAAACCGCCGACGTTGGTGATTTGGTACGAACCGTTATTGTCGATAGTACCGTAATTGCCCGAATGCGTCGCGATCAGGTGATTAGTAACGACCGGATTCAGCCGGGCGATGTTATTGTCGGTATGGCATCTTACGGACAGGCAACCTACGAAACGTCCTACAATGGTGGCATGGGAAGCAATGGCCTGACGTCAGCTCGTCATGATGTACTGGCGCATTACCTGGCTGATAACTATGCGGAAAGTTTCGATCCCGCCATTGACAAGTCATTGATCTATAGTGGTTCGAAAAAGCTAACGGATACAATTGCTGTTGACGCAGACCAGAATATAACCGTTGGGCAACTGATTCTATCACCTACGAGAACCTACGCTCCCGTAGCGAAAGTATTGCTGGATGAACTACGTCCACACATTCATGGCATGGTGCACTGCTCGGGAGGTGCGCAAACGAAGGTGCTTCATTTTGTTGATAATCTGCATATTATCAAAGACAATCTCTTTCCAATACCGCCTTTGTTCCGCTTGATTCAGGCCGAAAGTGGCACGAGCTGGCAGGAGATGTATAAGGTCTTCAACATGGGCCATCGTCTTGAGGTCTATCTGCCCGAAAGCCACGCGCAGCAGGTCATCAATATTGCTCAGTCATTTGGTATAGAGGCACAAGTAGTCGGGCGCGTCGAGGCATACGAAGGAAAACGGGTGACTATACAAAGTGAAGTCGGCGAATTTATTTATTGA
- a CDS encoding LysM domain-containing protein: MEPDNQSSNPRPAGNSSLPAITLVVLVGLIAALLYVGYGYITDDTNGSDELTNVALDTASQQPLAQNDPEMLMSPEEVDTSSQPAPVDLSQATPPADAPEANAKAEEVAEDNRETTDGKPAPDEKPAVVKPAPEKPKEKPVEKPAAVKPKEEKPKTDVVVEKVKVKPGGVSSTYTVGSGETFYGVANRYNMKLATLKALNPGVSESDVKAGVTKLNVKVMAVHTVGPGDLLRVVAQKYGVSKEALMRANKKSKDIATRGEKLIIPFPDKQ, encoded by the coding sequence ATGGAACCCGACAACCAATCATCTAATCCCCGCCCTGCCGGAAATTCCAGCCTGCCTGCCATCACACTCGTGGTGTTAGTGGGGCTGATTGCCGCCCTGCTATATGTAGGCTACGGATACATTACCGACGATACGAACGGTTCCGACGAGTTAACGAATGTGGCACTCGATACGGCTTCTCAACAGCCGCTGGCGCAGAACGATCCCGAAATGCTGATGTCGCCCGAGGAGGTAGATACGTCCTCGCAGCCGGCACCGGTCGATCTGTCGCAAGCTACACCACCCGCCGATGCACCCGAAGCGAATGCCAAAGCCGAAGAAGTGGCCGAAGATAATCGTGAAACGACCGATGGGAAACCTGCCCCCGACGAAAAGCCCGCTGTAGTAAAGCCAGCACCTGAGAAACCTAAGGAGAAACCGGTAGAAAAGCCTGCTGCAGTAAAGCCGAAGGAGGAAAAGCCCAAAACGGACGTTGTCGTTGAGAAAGTTAAAGTCAAGCCGGGCGGTGTTTCGAGCACGTATACGGTTGGGTCTGGTGAAACGTTTTACGGTGTTGCCAATCGATATAACATGAAACTAGCTACTCTGAAAGCCCTTAATCCGGGCGTGTCGGAGAGCGATGTGAAAGCCGGCGTTACCAAACTAAACGTGAAAGTAATGGCCGTTCATACCGTTGGGCCGGGCGATTTGTTACGCGTAGTGGCCCAGAAATACGGTGTCAGCAAGGAGGCTCTCATGCGGGCAAACAAAAAAAGTAAGGACATTGCCACCCGTGGCGAAAAACTGATTATCCCTTTTCCGGATAAACAATAG
- a CDS encoding DUF481 domain-containing protein, giving the protein MPLSVKYTQQCLLTLSFLFTFTVAEAQIVEQPDPLRPSLPDSSKAVKRDSSKTAVSQQKIDSIKHAPPVPTIFRYRFTADGTITEGNVSRTLLQLTSAVDYQLSNYFKLSSNPSFVYGKQNGILAEREWFGDLRTTYRYEKRLYYLAFGSYERSNLRQINHRWTAAAGLGYKLLNHKRAYISLTDVVMQEYTDFVELNDINIWRNSARLYGEYSFDKDRFTITHTAFYQPALGQYNVRWNASLSLQIKLTQVVSLRSTVANAYESLVVPGRQNNDFRFTLGLVYEKK; this is encoded by the coding sequence ATGCCTCTTTCTGTGAAATACACTCAGCAATGCCTCCTCACGTTAAGTTTTCTTTTCACATTTACAGTCGCCGAAGCTCAGATTGTTGAGCAACCCGACCCGCTACGGCCCTCACTACCAGATTCCAGCAAAGCCGTAAAACGCGATTCCAGTAAAACGGCTGTCAGTCAGCAGAAAATCGATTCCATTAAGCACGCACCACCTGTACCAACTATATTTCGTTACCGCTTCACCGCCGACGGTACGATTACGGAAGGAAACGTTAGTCGCACACTGCTGCAATTGACTAGTGCGGTTGACTATCAGTTGAGCAATTATTTCAAGTTGTCGAGCAATCCGTCGTTTGTGTATGGCAAACAAAATGGTATTCTGGCCGAACGCGAGTGGTTCGGCGATTTACGAACAACCTATCGATACGAAAAACGGCTCTATTACCTGGCCTTTGGCTCCTATGAGCGAAGTAATCTACGGCAGATCAACCACCGCTGGACGGCAGCCGCGGGCCTTGGCTATAAGCTCCTGAATCATAAGCGGGCGTATATTTCGCTCACGGATGTGGTTATGCAGGAATACACCGATTTTGTTGAACTGAATGACATTAACATCTGGCGAAATTCGGCCCGGTTATACGGCGAATATAGTTTCGACAAAGACCGATTTACCATCACGCACACAGCGTTTTACCAGCCCGCTTTGGGGCAATACAATGTCCGATGGAATGCCAGCCTGAGTCTACAGATAAAATTAACGCAGGTCGTTAGCCTGCGTTCAACGGTGGCCAATGCCTACGAGAGCCTGGTTGTGCCGGGCCGTCAGAACAACGACTTCCGGTTTACGCTGGGGTTGGTGTATGAGAAGAAGTAA
- a CDS encoding DUF2442 domain-containing protein — protein sequence MAALPTFKGVFFQADQVGFELSDGRTILIPLSWSKPLAAATPKQRTSFEITELNVFWDELDEIIGVENLLYGRHLFL from the coding sequence ATGGCAGCATTGCCTACTTTTAAAGGGGTGTTTTTCCAAGCTGATCAAGTTGGTTTTGAGCTAAGCGACGGCCGTACCATCCTCATCCCGTTGTCCTGGTCGAAGCCATTAGCTGCCGCAACACCTAAACAGCGAACGTCCTTTGAAATAACCGAATTAAACGTATTCTGGGATGAACTAGACGAAATTATTGGCGTTGAAAATCTGCTTTACGGAAGACATTTATTCTTGTAA
- a CDS encoding DUF1501 domain-containing protein — protein MNRRNFLKQSAFTTTGTMLIPHFLKAYEAQMLGQASASNGKILVVVQLSGGNDGLNTVVPYRNDIYYRERPTIAIKSDKVLTLNDEIGLHPSMTPLKALYDEGLVTVINNVGYPNPDRSHFRSMDIWQTASDSDKYVNTGWVGRYLDAACAGKEQQPFRTIEVDDTLSLAMKGDSLNGLAVLDPRKLYNQTRSGLVTGLSNEHTTNQPESVAYLYKTLAETVSSAAYVYDKANQAGVPVHNTLATYPTSELGNRLKTVSQLIQAGVSTSVYYVSISGFDTHINQPGQQERLLGQYAEAIGAFMKDLKVAGRQNDVLLMTFSEFGRRVKQNASNGTDHGTANNVFLIGGGLPAKRVLNEAPNLTKLTDGDLTYSVDFRQIYATLLHDYLGVDDVAILGRKFDGVKIV, from the coding sequence ATGAACCGTAGAAACTTCCTGAAACAATCGGCTTTTACGACGACGGGAACCATGCTGATTCCGCACTTTCTGAAAGCCTACGAAGCGCAGATGCTGGGCCAGGCTTCCGCATCGAACGGAAAAATTTTGGTGGTCGTGCAACTCTCAGGCGGGAATGACGGCCTGAATACCGTTGTGCCCTATCGAAACGATATTTATTACCGCGAACGGCCAACGATTGCGATCAAATCCGATAAAGTACTCACGCTGAATGATGAAATTGGCCTTCATCCATCTATGACACCGCTTAAAGCGTTATACGACGAAGGTCTGGTTACGGTGATCAACAACGTTGGCTATCCAAACCCGGATCGTTCGCACTTTCGCTCAATGGACATCTGGCAAACAGCCAGCGATTCGGACAAGTACGTGAACACCGGCTGGGTTGGACGGTATCTGGATGCGGCTTGCGCTGGTAAAGAACAACAGCCGTTTCGGACGATTGAGGTAGACGATACGCTGAGTCTGGCCATGAAAGGTGATTCGTTGAACGGACTGGCGGTCTTAGATCCCAGGAAACTGTATAACCAGACCCGCAGTGGGTTGGTGACCGGATTAAGCAACGAGCATACGACTAACCAACCGGAGTCCGTTGCCTATCTCTACAAAACCCTGGCTGAAACCGTATCGTCGGCAGCCTATGTGTATGATAAAGCAAACCAGGCTGGCGTTCCAGTCCATAACACACTCGCGACTTATCCAACGAGTGAACTGGGTAATCGGCTAAAAACCGTTTCGCAACTCATTCAGGCAGGGGTGAGTACGAGCGTTTACTACGTCTCGATCAGTGGTTTCGATACGCACATTAATCAGCCGGGGCAGCAGGAACGTCTTCTGGGTCAATATGCCGAAGCCATAGGCGCGTTCATGAAAGATTTAAAAGTAGCGGGGCGACAGAATGATGTGCTGCTGATGACGTTTTCGGAATTTGGTCGCCGGGTGAAGCAGAATGCCAGTAATGGTACGGACCACGGCACCGCTAATAACGTATTTCTGATAGGAGGGGGGCTACCTGCCAAACGGGTATTGAACGAAGCCCCGAACCTGACGAAACTAACCGATGGCGACCTAACATACTCCGTCGATTTTCGGCAGATATATGCAACGCTCCTTCACGACTACCTGGGAGTCGATGATGTGGCTATCCTGGGCCGTAAATTCGATGGGGTGAAAATTGTCTGA
- a CDS encoding Gfo/Idh/MocA family protein produces MTRWGILGPGRIAHKFAKDLLTLPDAQLYAVASSDQQRANEFAQEYSIPHAFGSYQELLTLPDLDVVYVATPHVKHHEHVMMLLNGGIAVLGEKPFAMNSAQVQEMVETARSKGVFLMEALWSRFMPGIVQALELAQSGAIGKVVSVKADFGFKAPFLPEKRLFNKELGGGSVLDIGIYPLFLSYLILGKPATVKASANFGSTGVDEQCGMVLTYPDGQLALLDSTIIADTDCVGLIQGDAGQIRIHSRFHETKGITLKQADQPEKIVSFERTTFGYDYEAQHVMNCLAEGKIESPLWSLEDSLNLMELLDAVQAEAGIEY; encoded by the coding sequence ATGACTCGCTGGGGAATTTTAGGACCGGGCCGCATTGCCCACAAATTTGCAAAGGACTTACTTACCCTGCCCGATGCGCAACTCTATGCCGTTGCATCGTCCGATCAGCAACGGGCCAACGAGTTTGCGCAGGAATACAGCATTCCTCATGCATTTGGCTCTTATCAGGAGTTGCTAACCTTGCCCGACCTGGATGTGGTGTACGTGGCCACTCCGCATGTAAAACACCACGAGCATGTGATGATGCTTCTTAACGGGGGCATTGCCGTTCTGGGCGAAAAACCCTTTGCCATGAATAGCGCACAAGTTCAGGAAATGGTCGAAACGGCACGCTCGAAGGGCGTATTTTTGATGGAAGCCCTGTGGAGTCGGTTTATGCCGGGCATTGTTCAGGCGCTGGAATTAGCGCAATCGGGAGCGATTGGTAAGGTGGTTTCGGTAAAAGCTGATTTTGGCTTTAAAGCCCCGTTCCTACCTGAAAAACGCTTGTTTAATAAAGAACTTGGCGGTGGTTCTGTGTTGGATATTGGTATTTACCCCTTGTTTTTAAGCTACCTCATACTGGGTAAACCGGCCACCGTTAAAGCATCGGCGAACTTCGGATCAACGGGTGTTGACGAGCAGTGCGGCATGGTGCTCACCTATCCTGATGGCCAATTAGCACTACTGGATAGTACAATAATAGCCGATACAGATTGCGTTGGTCTGATTCAGGGCGATGCGGGCCAGATTCGGATTCACAGCCGCTTTCATGAAACCAAAGGCATTACCCTCAAACAGGCCGATCAGCCAGAAAAAATAGTATCATTTGAGCGAACAACGTTCGGGTATGATTACGAAGCGCAGCACGTCATGAACTGCTTGGCCGAAGGTAAAATAGAAAGTCCGCTCTGGTCGCTGGAGGATAGTTTGAATTTGATGGAATTGCTGGATGCCGTTCAGGCCGAAGCGGGAATTGAGTATTGA
- a CDS encoding DUF1800 family protein produces the protein MMNQTRQQQTRYLFARAGFGATPAELDEAARKPLKKVVRQLLNDSASVPDLRVVDADTNETKKQLKGLFRTGQLDKDMLKERIRDNAEKVRDLNLQWLDQMATGKAALREKMALFWHGHFACRTQGRNPLFMQQYANTIRQNALGKFSDLLMAVSKEPAMLQFLNNQQNRKNAPNENFAREVMELFTLGRGNYSEHDIKEAARAFTGWQFTIDGQFIFREQVHDDGEKTIFGKTGAFNGEDVIAMLLENKQTARFITAKIYRFFVNETEDKKRVDELANQFYKSSYDITALLETIFTSDWFYDAKNVGAHIKSPVELLAGLRHTLGVQFEQPQSQIFVQRTLGQLLFYPPNVAGWPGGKNWIDSSSLLFRMQLPSYVLKATEIAVQPKEDGDVNTQSLARKGGARFQTKVDWVDFEAAFAKTTDAELTDAIANTLLPFPLRPDQRELINKQAKPGQSRSEQIHALTAALMSLPEYQLT, from the coding sequence ATGATGAACCAAACCAGACAGCAACAAACGCGGTATCTGTTTGCCCGGGCCGGATTCGGAGCTACCCCCGCTGAGCTTGATGAGGCCGCTCGCAAACCCCTGAAGAAAGTGGTTCGGCAGTTGCTCAACGACAGTGCTTCCGTACCCGATCTGCGGGTCGTTGATGCCGATACCAATGAAACGAAGAAGCAACTGAAGGGACTCTTCCGTACGGGTCAACTGGATAAGGACATGCTGAAAGAGCGCATTCGGGACAATGCCGAAAAGGTGCGCGATCTGAACCTCCAATGGCTCGACCAGATGGCAACCGGGAAAGCGGCCTTGCGTGAAAAAATGGCGCTGTTCTGGCATGGGCACTTTGCCTGTCGGACCCAGGGTCGGAATCCGCTGTTCATGCAGCAATACGCTAATACCATTCGCCAAAACGCACTCGGCAAGTTCAGTGATTTATTAATGGCGGTATCCAAAGAACCGGCCATGCTGCAATTCCTGAATAACCAGCAGAATCGGAAAAACGCGCCTAACGAGAATTTTGCTCGTGAGGTCATGGAGCTGTTTACGCTTGGCCGGGGAAACTATTCAGAACATGATATTAAAGAAGCCGCCCGCGCTTTTACGGGTTGGCAGTTTACCATTGACGGTCAATTCATTTTTCGGGAGCAGGTTCACGACGATGGCGAGAAAACTATTTTCGGGAAAACGGGGGCCTTCAACGGGGAGGACGTGATTGCCATGCTGCTGGAAAATAAGCAGACAGCCCGGTTCATCACCGCGAAAATCTACCGCTTCTTCGTGAACGAAACCGAAGATAAAAAGCGGGTCGACGAACTAGCCAATCAGTTTTACAAAAGCAGCTACGACATCACCGCCTTGCTGGAGACCATCTTCACCTCAGACTGGTTTTACGATGCCAAGAATGTAGGTGCCCATATCAAATCGCCGGTGGAGTTGCTGGCGGGCTTGCGCCATACATTGGGTGTGCAGTTTGAGCAACCGCAGTCGCAGATTTTTGTGCAGCGAACACTGGGTCAATTGCTGTTCTATCCGCCCAATGTAGCGGGCTGGCCGGGCGGCAAAAACTGGATCGACTCATCGAGTTTGCTCTTCCGTATGCAATTGCCGAGTTACGTGCTCAAAGCCACCGAGATCGCCGTGCAGCCAAAAGAGGATGGCGATGTGAATACACAATCGCTGGCCCGAAAAGGGGGAGCCCGATTCCAGACAAAAGTTGACTGGGTCGATTTTGAAGCTGCCTTCGCCAAAACGACCGATGCCGAGTTAACCGATGCCATTGCCAATACGTTGCTACCCTTTCCGCTTCGTCCCGACCAACGTGAGTTAATCAACAAACAGGCCAAACCCGGCCAGTCGCGTTCCGAACAAATTCATGCCCTAACCGCAGCGCTCATGAGCCTGCCGGAGTATCAGCTGACATGA
- a CDS encoding DUF4160 domain-containing protein translates to MPTYFILSAWRYFARSYDLVYEPCHVHAQKGSRKLCKYWVFADGTIELADSKGLTKRELSTISAVISQEIETIKEAYESYCRQNRIAINYKTRRTIR, encoded by the coding sequence ATGCCAACGTATTTTATTCTGTCTGCCTGGCGATATTTCGCCCGCAGTTATGATTTAGTATACGAACCCTGCCACGTTCATGCTCAGAAAGGATCACGTAAACTATGCAAATATTGGGTGTTTGCAGATGGAACCATTGAATTAGCCGATAGTAAAGGGCTAACCAAAAGGGAACTAAGTACAATCAGTGCAGTTATTAGTCAGGAAATCGAAACTATTAAGGAAGCATATGAAAGCTACTGTCGGCAAAACCGAATTGCGATCAACTACAAAACCAGGCGTACGATCCGCTGA
- the purE gene encoding 5-(carboxyamino)imidazole ribonucleotide mutase, with protein MVGIIMGSLSDRKVMQEAADILTELGVRWEMDIVSAHRTPEKMVDYAKTARERGLRVIIAGAGGAAHLPGMVASLTILPVIGVPVKSSNSIDGWDSVLSILQMPGGVPVATMALDGSRNAGILAAQIVGTFDEAVAQKLVQFKEDLKEKVAQMSQQLTTPI; from the coding sequence ATGGTAGGTATCATCATGGGTAGTCTTTCCGACCGCAAGGTCATGCAGGAGGCTGCCGACATTCTGACCGAATTAGGCGTACGCTGGGAGATGGACATTGTGTCGGCCCACCGGACGCCTGAAAAAATGGTCGATTATGCAAAAACAGCCCGCGAGCGTGGGCTACGGGTTATCATCGCAGGCGCTGGCGGAGCCGCCCACCTGCCAGGTATGGTGGCTTCATTAACAATACTGCCTGTTATTGGTGTTCCGGTTAAGTCGAGTAATTCGATTGATGGCTGGGATTCGGTTCTGTCCATTTTACAGATGCCCGGTGGCGTGCCTGTGGCGACGATGGCGCTGGATGGGTCTCGAAATGCGGGTATTTTAGCGGCTCAGATTGTGGGTACGTTTGATGAGGCAGTTGCCCAAAAACTCGTTCAGTTTAAAGAAGATCTTAAAGAAAAAGTGGCCCAAATGAGCCAGCAATTAACTACACCCATTTAA